A single genomic interval of Pirellulales bacterium harbors:
- a CDS encoding glycoside hydrolase family 15 protein, translating to MPLPIEDYALIGDCHTAALVGRDGSIDWLCLPTFHSPACFAALLGTPENGRWQIAPTSRIRQVERRYRPGTLILETDFETDDGVVTLIDFMPPRSQEPDLVRIVRGRRGSVKVRTELIMRFDYGSIVPWVRRTETGLYAVAGPDSLYLDSDIELHGENLHTCGEFKIDAGEEKKFVLMWHPSHESRAESIDADCTLDASERWWQTWSRRCTYDGPWKELVLRSLITLKALTYAPTGGIVAAATTSLPECIGGERNWDYRLCWLRDATFALYALMLGGFTDEAKAWRQWLLRAVAGKPEQLNIMYGLAGERRLTEIELPWLPGYENSSPVRSGNAAWRQFQLDVFGEVCDALHVARRLGIPQDQDVWAIECELGNYLETKWREPDEGIWEIRGPRQNFVHSKMMAWVAFDRLAKCVERFGLEGPVARWRAIRDEIHAEVCNRGYDRQQNAFVQVYDGSELDASLLMMPMVGFLPPSDPRVQGTVAAIARELVTDGFVARYRSDSHVDGLPPGEGAFLPCTFWLADNLAAMGRRDEAEQIFERLAHLANDVGLLSEEYDPVAKRFLGNFPQAFTHVALVNAAFNLWRSSGPAQHRPEA from the coding sequence ATGCCACTTCCTATCGAAGATTACGCTCTCATCGGCGACTGCCACACGGCTGCGCTTGTCGGCCGCGATGGCTCGATCGATTGGCTCTGCCTGCCGACTTTTCATTCACCGGCCTGTTTTGCCGCGCTATTGGGGACGCCTGAAAACGGGCGATGGCAGATTGCACCGACCTCCCGCATTCGTCAAGTCGAGCGCCGTTATCGCCCCGGCACGCTGATTCTCGAAACCGACTTCGAGACAGACGACGGCGTCGTCACGCTGATCGATTTCATGCCGCCGCGCAGCCAAGAACCCGATTTGGTGCGAATCGTGCGCGGCCGCCGGGGTAGCGTAAAGGTGCGGACCGAGTTGATTATGCGGTTCGACTACGGCTCGATCGTCCCTTGGGTTCGCCGCACCGAGACGGGCCTCTACGCGGTGGCCGGTCCCGATTCGCTCTATCTCGACAGCGATATTGAGTTGCACGGTGAAAATCTTCACACATGCGGCGAATTCAAGATTGACGCCGGCGAGGAAAAAAAGTTTGTGCTGATGTGGCATCCGTCGCACGAATCGCGCGCCGAATCGATCGACGCCGATTGCACGCTCGATGCCTCGGAGCGGTGGTGGCAAACGTGGAGCCGTCGCTGCACCTACGATGGACCTTGGAAAGAATTGGTGCTGCGCTCGCTGATCACGCTGAAAGCTTTGACCTATGCGCCGACCGGGGGAATTGTGGCAGCCGCCACCACTTCGCTTCCCGAGTGCATCGGCGGCGAACGAAATTGGGATTATCGCTTGTGTTGGCTGCGAGACGCCACGTTTGCGCTCTACGCGCTCATGTTGGGTGGTTTTACCGACGAAGCCAAAGCCTGGCGGCAGTGGCTGCTTCGAGCCGTGGCGGGAAAACCCGAGCAACTGAATATCATGTACGGCCTGGCCGGCGAGCGGCGTCTCACCGAGATCGAACTTCCCTGGCTCCCCGGCTACGAAAACTCATCCCCGGTGCGCAGCGGCAACGCGGCCTGGCGTCAATTTCAGCTCGACGTGTTTGGTGAAGTCTGCGATGCGCTGCATGTTGCGCGTCGCTTGGGAATTCCGCAAGATCAAGATGTCTGGGCCATCGAATGCGAACTCGGCAACTATCTCGAAACAAAGTGGCGAGAGCCCGACGAAGGCATTTGGGAAATCCGCGGTCCCAGACAGAATTTCGTCCATTCGAAAATGATGGCCTGGGTGGCGTTCGATCGGCTGGCCAAGTGCGTCGAGCGGTTTGGGCTGGAAGGCCCTGTTGCGCGTTGGCGAGCGATTCGTGACGAAATCCATGCCGAAGTGTGCAACCGCGGCTACGACCGGCAGCAAAACGCCTTCGTTCAGGTTTACGACGGCAGCGAACTCGACGCCAGTTTGCTGATGATGCCGATGGTGGGATTTCTGCCGCCGAGCGACCCACGGGTCCAGGGCACGGTCGCGGCCATTGCGCGCGAGCTGGTGACGGACGGCTTCGTCGCCCGCTATCGTAGCGATTCGCATGTGGACGGTCTGCCGCCGGGCGAAGGAGCGTTTTTGCCCTGTACCTTTTGGCTTGCCGACAACCTGGCCGCAATGGGGCGGCGTGACGAAGCGGAGCAGATCTTTGAACGTCTGGCCCATCTCGCCAACGACGTCGGCCTACTCTCGGAAGAATATGACCCTGTCGCCAAGCGATTCCTTGGAAATTTCCCACAGGCATTCACGCATGTGGCTTTGGTCAATGCGGCGTTCAATCTCTGGAGATCGAGCGGGCCGGCGCAACATCGACCGGAAGCATAA
- a CDS encoding cysteine--tRNA ligase: MSTATAQRSSTSTAMLTHPLRIYSTLTKAKETFTPVKPGEVGMYLCGPTVYKPSHIGHMVGPVIFDAIKRYLTYLGYRVTWVVNITDVDDKLIKESNERNMSMAALADEMTADYLRNLAALGVDTIDHFPKATDNIDEIIKLTQSLIDKGFAYSSDGDVYFDVAKDSGYGKLSRRTTESLQGEGGEMAERKRSPGDFALWKTAKPGEPAWDSPWGKGRPGWHIECSAMSRRILGETFDIHGGGLDLIFPHHENEIAQSECAHGKPQANYWLHNGLMQAASEAGKVGGRNTREIDRASPQGGDLPSQQSAKISKSTGASAFRDLLTRHQPETIRFFLLSTHYRSPIQYSEELLQETAKSLGKFYQFFKSFERVTGKSFYDLKPAATRLAGEFDPGSVPLLKEAAALRQKFIDAMDDDFNTGSAVANLFQLVTVLNKYVSDEKLEAGKPDAAKLATWERSATVLRELGGVLGLFRQPIEQKAAADDALVGQLVDLLIELRQNARKNKDFATGDRIRNRLGEIGIALEDRPGGTEWQRA, encoded by the coding sequence ATGTCCACTGCTACTGCCCAACGCTCGTCAACATCTACCGCCATGCTTACCCATCCGCTGCGCATTTACAGCACGCTTACCAAGGCCAAGGAGACATTCACTCCGGTGAAGCCGGGCGAAGTGGGCATGTATCTCTGTGGGCCGACGGTCTACAAGCCGAGCCATATTGGGCACATGGTCGGGCCGGTGATTTTCGACGCCATCAAGCGCTACCTCACGTACCTTGGCTATCGAGTCACTTGGGTTGTGAATATCACCGATGTCGACGACAAGCTGATTAAAGAGTCGAACGAGCGGAACATGTCGATGGCTGCCTTGGCCGACGAAATGACGGCCGACTATCTGCGAAATCTGGCGGCATTGGGGGTTGATACGATCGACCACTTTCCCAAGGCGACGGACAATATCGATGAGATCATCAAGCTGACGCAATCGCTGATCGACAAGGGCTTTGCATATTCCTCCGATGGCGACGTCTACTTCGACGTGGCCAAAGATTCTGGATACGGCAAACTCAGCCGTCGCACGACCGAAAGCTTGCAGGGTGAAGGGGGCGAAATGGCTGAGCGCAAGCGGTCGCCCGGCGATTTTGCCCTTTGGAAAACCGCCAAGCCCGGCGAACCTGCGTGGGACAGCCCATGGGGAAAGGGTCGGCCTGGTTGGCATATCGAGTGTTCGGCCATGAGCCGCCGAATTTTGGGCGAGACGTTCGACATCCATGGCGGCGGGCTGGATCTGATTTTTCCCCACCACGAAAACGAGATCGCTCAAAGCGAATGCGCCCACGGCAAACCGCAAGCCAACTACTGGCTGCACAATGGCCTGATGCAAGCGGCGAGCGAGGCGGGGAAAGTCGGCGGGCGTAATACTCGAGAGATTGACCGGGCATCGCCGCAAGGGGGCGATTTGCCGTCGCAGCAATCGGCCAAGATCAGCAAATCGACTGGGGCCAGCGCGTTCCGCGATCTGCTGACGCGACATCAACCCGAAACCATTCGATTCTTCCTGCTTTCGACTCATTATCGCAGCCCCATTCAATATAGTGAAGAGTTGCTGCAAGAAACCGCGAAAAGCCTGGGCAAATTCTACCAGTTCTTTAAGAGCTTCGAGCGCGTAACCGGCAAGAGTTTCTATGATTTGAAACCGGCCGCGACCCGATTGGCCGGCGAATTCGACCCTGGCAGCGTTCCGCTGTTGAAGGAAGCCGCCGCCCTGCGACAAAAATTCATCGACGCGATGGACGACGATTTTAATACCGGTTCGGCAGTCGCGAATTTGTTTCAGCTTGTAACGGTTCTTAATAAGTATGTTTCCGACGAGAAGCTGGAAGCTGGAAAGCCCGACGCGGCGAAACTCGCGACTTGGGAGCGCTCCGCGACCGTGCTGCGCGAACTCGGCGGAGTCCTCGGATTGTTTCGCCAGCCGATCGAGCAGAAGGCAGCCGCCGATGATGCGCTCGTCGGCCAATTGGTCGACTTGCTGATCGAGCTGCGCCAGAATGCCCGCAAGAATAAGGATTTTGCGACCGGGGATCGGATTCGCAACCGCTTGGGCGAAATCGGCATCGCGCTGGAAGATCGACCCGGCGGGACGGAGTGGCAGCGCGCATAA
- the ispF gene encoding 2-C-methyl-D-erythritol 2,4-cyclodiphosphate synthase — MLTKVGFRVGLGHDTHRLEPGGPLRLGGVPVPHDKHAVGHSDADALLHAITDALLGAASLGDIGEQFPDSEPANRGRDSATMLAAVCQRLHGLGCRIFNVDCIVFLERPKLGHHKDAMRMRIAELLEIPAHAVGLKAKTGEGVDAVGREEAVAAQCVVLIERPEIIEHD, encoded by the coding sequence ATGTTGACCAAGGTTGGTTTTCGCGTCGGCCTGGGGCACGATACGCATCGCCTGGAGCCTGGCGGGCCGCTGCGACTGGGGGGCGTGCCGGTTCCGCACGACAAGCACGCCGTCGGACATAGCGACGCCGATGCGCTGTTGCATGCCATCACGGATGCACTGCTGGGGGCGGCCTCCCTAGGGGACATTGGCGAGCAGTTTCCCGACAGCGAGCCTGCGAACCGCGGCCGGGACTCGGCGACGATGCTGGCAGCCGTTTGCCAGCGGCTGCATGGATTGGGATGCCGGATTTTCAATGTCGATTGCATCGTGTTTCTCGAGCGACCAAAACTGGGACACCACAAAGACGCCATGCGCATGCGAATCGCCGAGCTGCTGGAGATTCCTGCCCATGCGGTTGGGCTGAAGGCCAAAACGGGGGAAGGAGTCGATGCCGTGGGACGCGAGGAAGCGGTGGCGGCGCAGTGCGTGGTATTGATTGAGAGGCCTGAAATCATTGAACACGATTAA
- a CDS encoding GNAT family N-acetyltransferase, translating into MPVNRNLLGHGNTLYGRLEQRFEAAATEPSGWIFGLNMPCKFDETMRVVRELNTLPQLAGLRLAWGELLCETADATWFQSLEWLETYWQFFGKGQRLRVLLIEDAGRVVGILPFVVGIEFRRVGRVKVLTYPLHGWGTFYGPIGPDPTATLEAGLKHLRQTPRDWDLLELRWAARGGIGDAIVQSLNTAGFDYVTSRGHAAAQVELIRGWETYWRSRKSHWRNNVRRSVRQLSTCGEIEHVRYRPLGAAANDADPRWDLFDACVELARRSWQGSSRTGTTLSHASVRDYLRAAHTAAAKSGAVDLNLLLLDGQPVAFAYNYYYRGSVYGLRSGFDASIAQQGAGTVLMAQMIEDSCRRGDHLIDLGPDYFDCKRPWLTRLQPADQYTHYRAGGLRAQALRLTHAVRDWLPAKVLSSASDKRNLPKGTKAPSRKTETSMRN; encoded by the coding sequence TTGCCTGTCAACAGGAATTTGCTCGGCCACGGCAACACATTATACGGTAGGCTTGAGCAGCGATTTGAAGCTGCTGCGACCGAACCGTCTGGCTGGATTTTCGGCCTGAATATGCCTTGCAAATTCGACGAGACCATGCGAGTCGTCCGCGAACTCAACACGCTTCCGCAACTTGCTGGATTACGATTAGCCTGGGGCGAGTTGTTATGCGAGACTGCGGACGCCACCTGGTTTCAATCGCTCGAATGGCTGGAAACCTACTGGCAATTTTTTGGCAAAGGCCAGCGGTTGCGAGTCTTATTGATCGAAGATGCCGGCCGAGTGGTCGGTATTCTGCCGTTCGTCGTCGGCATCGAATTCCGGCGTGTTGGTCGGGTCAAAGTGCTGACCTATCCGTTGCACGGCTGGGGAACTTTTTACGGCCCGATCGGTCCCGATCCGACAGCCACGTTGGAAGCCGGCCTGAAGCATCTTCGGCAAACGCCGCGCGATTGGGATTTGCTCGAACTTCGCTGGGCGGCGCGCGGTGGAATTGGCGATGCAATTGTGCAATCGCTGAATACGGCTGGATTCGATTATGTCACGAGCCGCGGGCATGCCGCGGCGCAAGTCGAACTCATCCGCGGCTGGGAAACGTATTGGCGCAGCCGAAAGTCGCATTGGCGAAATAATGTGCGACGATCGGTTCGGCAGTTGTCGACGTGCGGCGAAATCGAGCATGTCCGCTATCGTCCGCTGGGCGCTGCGGCGAACGATGCCGATCCGCGCTGGGATCTATTCGACGCTTGCGTCGAGTTGGCCCGCCGCAGTTGGCAGGGTAGTTCGCGGACGGGAACTACCTTGTCGCACGCATCGGTGCGCGACTATTTGCGCGCTGCGCACACCGCTGCCGCCAAATCCGGCGCCGTCGATCTCAATCTGTTGCTGCTCGATGGACAGCCAGTGGCCTTTGCTTACAACTATTATTATCGAGGCAGTGTCTACGGCTTGCGTTCCGGCTTCGATGCTAGCATTGCCCAACAAGGCGCTGGCACGGTGCTGATGGCGCAAATGATCGAAGATAGCTGCCGGCGCGGCGACCATTTGATCGACCTCGGCCCCGATTATTTCGACTGCAAACGCCCTTGGCTCACCCGACTGCAACCCGCCGATCAATACACGCACTATCGCGCCGGCGGCCTGCGTGCCCAGGCGCTTCGCTTGACACACGCAGTCAGGGACTGGCTGCCAGCGAAAGTTCTCTCCAGCGCAAGCGACAAGCGAAACCTGCCCAAGGGAACGAAGGCTCCATCACGGAAAACTGAGACATCGATGCGCAATTGA
- a CDS encoding Holliday junction DNA helicase RuvA: protein MITNISGRLVRLTTESLTLQVGAFQYEVLIPEFARRRLQGEIGHEISLHTIEYLEGNTMGGRLTPRLIGFLTEVEREFFDLVCEVDGVGVKKALRAMVRPVREVATAIEEQDLKSLSGLPGIGPATAERMVAKLRRKMPKFALMVAREEPRESDVEHDIIRETFDALRSLGHSESDARRLVEASLEGKKKYKTVEEMLQTIYQQSHKK, encoded by the coding sequence GTGATTACCAACATCTCCGGCCGCCTCGTTCGCCTGACGACCGAATCGCTGACCCTGCAAGTCGGCGCGTTTCAGTATGAAGTGCTCATTCCCGAGTTTGCCCGCCGGCGGCTGCAAGGCGAAATTGGCCACGAAATCAGCTTGCATACGATCGAATATCTTGAAGGGAACACGATGGGCGGACGACTGACGCCGCGGCTGATTGGATTTCTTACCGAGGTCGAACGAGAGTTTTTCGACCTCGTCTGCGAAGTCGATGGCGTCGGCGTGAAAAAGGCGCTGCGGGCGATGGTCCGACCGGTGAGAGAAGTGGCCACGGCGATCGAAGAACAAGACTTGAAATCGCTCTCTGGTTTGCCGGGCATCGGGCCGGCCACCGCCGAGCGGATGGTTGCCAAACTCCGTCGCAAGATGCCCAAGTTCGCCTTGATGGTCGCCCGTGAAGAACCGCGCGAAAGCGACGTCGAACACGACATCATCCGGGAAACGTTCGACGCGCTGCGATCGTTGGGACACTCCGAAAGCGACGCGCGTCGGCTCGTCGAAGCATCGCTGGAGGGAAAGAAGAAATACAAGACGGTTGAAGAGATGCTACAGACGATTTATCAGCAAAGCCACAAGAAATGA
- the ruvC gene encoding crossover junction endodeoxyribonuclease RuvC: MHNRQNKLANGGCSVLNAHRSKTASHRILGIDPGLNTTGYGVLDRSDAKPKVVEAGVVRGTSKQSLTDRLLEIHRGLTDVMVAHKPTVMALEQLYSHVAHPRTSILMGHARGVICLAAAQAGIPVVHYPATQIKRILTGNGRASKSQMQLAITRELRLDAVPEPPDVADALAVAVCHYYLGREEQELAGDDEKQLATSE, translated from the coding sequence ATGCACAACCGGCAGAACAAGCTAGCCAATGGAGGTTGCTCAGTGCTGAATGCTCATCGCTCAAAAACGGCGTCCCATCGCATCCTCGGTATCGACCCTGGCCTCAATACCACCGGCTATGGCGTGCTGGATCGCTCCGATGCGAAGCCCAAAGTTGTCGAGGCCGGAGTCGTTCGCGGCACGTCGAAGCAGTCGCTTACCGATCGTCTGCTCGAAATCCACCGCGGCCTGACGGACGTGATGGTGGCACATAAGCCGACGGTGATGGCGCTAGAACAGCTCTATTCGCACGTTGCTCATCCGAGAACGTCGATTCTGATGGGCCATGCCCGCGGGGTGATTTGCCTGGCCGCGGCTCAGGCGGGAATTCCAGTGGTTCATTACCCAGCCACGCAAATCAAACGCATCCTCACCGGCAATGGTCGGGCCTCGAAGAGTCAAATGCAGTTGGCCATCACCCGCGAACTGCGACTCGATGCCGTGCCGGAACCGCCCGACGTCGCCGACGCCCTGGCGGTCGCCGTCTGCCATTATTATCTTGGCCGCGAGGAACAAGAATTGGCTGGCGACGACGAAAAGCAATTGGCAACAAGCGAATAG
- the lepA gene encoding elongation factor 4 produces the protein MDVPDQQHIRNFCIIAHIDHGKSTLADRLIEHTGTVQKRALRDQLLDDMELERQRGITIKARAVSMRYLLDGQEYELNLIDTPGHVDFHYEVSRSLACCEGAILLVDAFQGVEAQTVANALAAMEHNLEIVPVLNKVDLKHARPGEVTLEMQQVLGTKPEEVLHCSGKTGVGVPELLDAIVKRIPPPKGDPVAPLQAMLFDSHYDDYRGAIAYVRLMQGTVEKGQKIRFLKAEATYEVLELGQFVPERKACERLVAGEVGYLICNIKDIKDIHIGDTVTVPGDSTAPALPGYRAPQRMVYCGLYPSDGENFEELRDSLGKLAINDPSFEFTPETSEALGFGFRCGFLGLLHMEIIQQRLEQEADLDLVQTAPNVTYQILTRAGETLEIHNPQDVPDAGQIEEFRQPIVRVNFVLPVEYIGPVMQLCTDRRGTYKHTEYLGPTRAMLTFDLPLADVIYDLHDKLKSVTRGYGTMDYELLGYVTADLVRMDILVGGKKVDALSIICDRRDADRRGRAIVKKLRTEIDRHMFEIAIQAAIGSRIIARETISAMRKNVTAKCYGGDITRKRKLWAKQREGKKRMKSIGSVDIPQKAFLAVLETGGDQ, from the coding sequence ATTGACGTGCCAGACCAACAGCATATCCGCAATTTCTGCATTATCGCCCACATCGACCACGGCAAGAGCACCTTGGCCGACCGGCTGATCGAGCATACAGGAACCGTGCAAAAACGAGCGTTGCGCGACCAGTTGCTCGACGATATGGAACTGGAGCGCCAGCGCGGCATTACGATCAAAGCCCGCGCGGTCTCGATGCGCTATCTGCTCGATGGGCAAGAATATGAGTTAAATCTGATCGACACTCCGGGGCACGTCGACTTTCATTACGAAGTGTCGCGCAGCCTCGCCTGTTGCGAAGGGGCGATCTTGCTCGTCGATGCTTTTCAAGGGGTCGAAGCGCAGACGGTCGCCAATGCCTTGGCCGCGATGGAGCACAACTTGGAAATTGTGCCCGTGCTCAACAAGGTCGATCTCAAGCACGCGCGACCGGGCGAAGTGACGCTAGAGATGCAACAAGTTCTGGGCACCAAGCCGGAAGAGGTGTTGCATTGCAGCGGCAAGACCGGCGTCGGCGTGCCGGAATTGCTCGATGCGATTGTGAAGCGGATTCCGCCACCCAAGGGAGATCCTGTCGCGCCGTTGCAAGCGATGCTGTTCGATTCGCATTACGACGACTATCGCGGGGCCATCGCCTATGTGCGATTAATGCAGGGTACGGTCGAAAAAGGCCAAAAAATTCGTTTCCTCAAGGCCGAAGCGACGTACGAAGTGTTGGAGCTTGGCCAATTTGTGCCGGAACGCAAGGCGTGTGAGCGGCTCGTGGCGGGCGAAGTCGGCTATTTGATTTGCAACATCAAGGACATCAAAGACATCCACATTGGCGACACCGTCACCGTGCCCGGTGATAGCACCGCTCCAGCCCTGCCTGGCTATCGCGCGCCACAGCGAATGGTGTACTGTGGGCTTTACCCTTCCGACGGCGAGAACTTTGAAGAGCTACGCGATTCGCTCGGCAAACTCGCGATCAACGACCCAAGCTTCGAGTTTACGCCAGAAACCAGCGAAGCTCTTGGCTTCGGCTTTCGCTGCGGTTTCTTGGGCCTATTGCACATGGAGATCATTCAGCAGCGCCTCGAGCAGGAAGCCGATTTGGATTTAGTGCAGACCGCGCCGAACGTCACCTACCAGATTCTCACGCGCGCTGGCGAGACGCTCGAAATTCACAATCCGCAGGATGTCCCCGACGCCGGCCAGATCGAAGAATTTCGCCAACCGATCGTGCGCGTCAATTTTGTCCTGCCGGTCGAATATATCGGTCCAGTGATGCAGCTATGCACCGACCGCCGCGGCACGTACAAGCACACCGAATACCTCGGTCCCACGCGCGCGATGCTCACCTTCGATCTGCCGCTGGCCGATGTCATCTACGATCTGCACGACAAGCTCAAAAGCGTGACCCGCGGCTACGGCACGATGGATTACGAACTACTCGGCTACGTGACCGCCGATCTGGTGCGGATGGACATCCTGGTCGGCGGCAAAAAGGTGGATGCGCTGTCGATCATCTGCGACCGCCGCGACGCCGACCGCCGAGGCCGGGCGATCGTGAAAAAGTTGCGCACCGAAATCGATCGTCACATGTTCGAAATCGCCATCCAAGCAGCCATCGGCAGCCGCATCATCGCCCGCGAAACAATATCCGCGATGCGCAAAAACGTCACCGCCAAATGCTACGGCGGCGACATCACGCGCAAGCGAAAACTATGGGCCAAACAGCGCGAAGGCAAGAAGCGAATGAAATCGATCGGCAGCGTCGACATTCCACAAAAAGCGTTCTTGGCCGTACTCGAAACGGGCGGCGATCAGTGA
- a CDS encoding ROK family protein, whose amino-acid sequence MSPAARPTVSRTDSQLPLFVGVDLGGTNIKIGLVDDLGRTLSYSIVPTAVTDGPEAGAAKTGRLVRKMIEDAGVQASDVKRLGLGTPGLMDIPAGMLVNPFNLPGWDDFPIRDRVAHHAGLPVTFANDAAAAAYGEYWVGSGRGCKSMILLTLGTGLGGGIIVNEFSIDGEHSHGAECGHLIIDYRDDARVCGCGGTGHLEAYVSATAVVKRASEALETCANSSVVVRLKEGGELTPKLLAEEAEAGDVFALELIMETAMYLGIGITSLMHTIDPSGVVLGGAMTFGGHNSSLGRRFLERIREEVRRRAFPIPAQQTTIDYASLASDAGYIGAAGLARAEYRRQ is encoded by the coding sequence ATGTCGCCTGCCGCTCGCCCCACCGTTTCCCGAACCGATTCCCAGCTTCCGCTGTTTGTTGGCGTCGACCTCGGCGGAACGAATATCAAAATCGGGCTGGTCGATGACCTTGGCCGCACGCTGTCCTACTCGATTGTTCCCACTGCCGTGACGGACGGGCCAGAAGCGGGAGCCGCCAAAACGGGACGTCTGGTGCGAAAAATGATCGAAGACGCCGGCGTTCAGGCAAGCGACGTCAAGCGGCTCGGCCTAGGAACTCCTGGCTTGATGGACATACCGGCCGGCATGTTGGTGAATCCATTCAACTTGCCCGGTTGGGACGATTTTCCGATCCGCGATCGCGTTGCCCATCATGCTGGCTTACCTGTCACGTTTGCCAACGATGCGGCGGCGGCGGCCTACGGCGAATACTGGGTTGGCTCCGGCCGCGGCTGCAAAAGCATGATCTTGCTGACGCTTGGAACCGGGCTTGGCGGCGGCATCATCGTCAACGAATTCTCGATCGACGGCGAGCACAGCCACGGCGCAGAGTGCGGCCACTTGATCATCGACTATCGCGACGACGCCCGCGTCTGTGGCTGCGGCGGCACGGGGCATTTGGAAGCGTATGTTAGCGCGACCGCCGTCGTCAAGCGCGCTAGCGAAGCGCTCGAGACCTGCGCAAATTCGTCCGTTGTCGTGCGGTTGAAGGAAGGGGGCGAACTCACTCCCAAGCTGCTCGCCGAGGAGGCCGAGGCTGGCGATGTGTTCGCCTTGGAATTGATTATGGAGACGGCCATGTATTTGGGGATCGGCATCACGTCGCTGATGCACACGATCGATCCCAGCGGTGTCGTCCTCGGCGGAGCCATGACCTTCGGCGGACACAATTCGTCGCTGGGACGACGATTTTTGGAGCGAATTCGCGAAGAAGTCCGTCGCCGGGCATTCCCCATTCCGGCCCAGCAAACGACAATTGATTATGCCAGCCTGGCAAGCGACGCAGGCTACATCGGCGCGGCCGGACTGGCACGGGCGGAGTACCGGCGTCAATGA
- a CDS encoding zinc ribbon domain-containing protein, with the protein MNSASATENASLQHQPPPQGHACAQCGSPVDDGDQFCNACGAPQEMAAHPSAPATRSIECKNCGAMLKIPADQRSITCPFCDSNYVVDLPTTTSDRQPPEFVLGFAVTPEQALEKFRKWLKSGGMFRPGDLQLAKIEDKLRGVYLPFWSFSMLAQSAWSAEIGEYWYRTETYTTSENGKTVTRTRQVRETEWWPLRGRHHRYYSGFLVSGSRGLPQVQAERIKPYRLESLKRYLPYFLAGWLSEEYSVERDEALAICQQEFGLREQKNVASFMPGDTHSSLAVTIDYSDVNSDLILLPVYLLSYRYGDKLFRFLLNGQTGKAAGDRPWSRKRIGMAVAMGLAVLLVIALLYFWNR; encoded by the coding sequence ATGAACAGCGCAAGTGCGACGGAAAATGCAAGCTTGCAACATCAACCGCCACCGCAAGGCCATGCTTGTGCGCAGTGCGGATCGCCGGTGGACGATGGCGACCAGTTCTGCAACGCTTGCGGCGCGCCTCAGGAGATGGCTGCACATCCTAGCGCGCCGGCCACGCGAAGCATTGAGTGCAAAAACTGCGGCGCGATGCTCAAGATTCCCGCCGATCAACGGAGCATCACCTGCCCGTTTTGCGATTCGAACTATGTGGTCGATCTGCCTACCACCACGAGCGACCGTCAGCCGCCCGAGTTCGTGCTGGGCTTTGCAGTCACGCCGGAGCAGGCCCTCGAAAAATTTCGCAAGTGGTTGAAGTCCGGCGGAATGTTTCGCCCCGGCGATTTGCAGTTGGCAAAGATCGAAGACAAGCTGCGCGGCGTCTACCTACCGTTTTGGTCCTTCTCGATGCTTGCCCAAAGTGCTTGGTCGGCCGAGATCGGCGAGTATTGGTATCGAACCGAAACGTATACGACCAGCGAAAACGGCAAGACGGTCACTCGCACTCGACAAGTGCGTGAAACCGAATGGTGGCCGCTGCGCGGGAGACATCATCGTTACTACAGCGGCTTTCTGGTTTCGGGCAGCCGCGGCCTGCCGCAAGTGCAGGCCGAGCGAATCAAGCCTTATCGCCTGGAATCGCTCAAGCGCTACCTGCCCTATTTTCTCGCGGGCTGGCTGAGCGAGGAATACAGCGTCGAACGCGACGAAGCCCTGGCGATTTGCCAGCAGGAATTCGGCCTCCGCGAGCAAAAAAACGTGGCCAGTTTCATGCCGGGCGACACCCACTCCTCGTTGGCCGTGACGATCGACTACAGCGACGTCAATTCCGATTTGATTCTGCTGCCGGTCTATTTGCTGTCGTACCGCTACGGCGATAAGCTGTTTCGATTCTTGCTAAACGGCCAGACCGGCAAAGCCGCGGGCGACCGGCCGTGGTCGCGGAAACGAATTGGCATGGCCGTGGCGATGGGACTTGCTGTGTTGCTCGTCATCGCATTGCTATACTTCTGGAACCGCTGA